DNA sequence from the Patagioenas fasciata isolate bPatFas1 chromosome 19, bPatFas1.hap1, whole genome shotgun sequence genome:
tgtgtttctacctgccctccagtgggcgtcatccatctgcaccctgctatttctccctgcaccccactatcctgtcctgtaccccactatgctgccccttcaccctgcaagccccctcccagcccacctgcaccccaatgtcctccacatggtgctggtggatggatccagctcagcatggGGTGGGGTGCCTGACTACTCTTCCaggcccccccaaatcctgctgtgaaccagcaggtcccagtacagcccagcaccgttgtgcctgcccaggggtggcagccagtggggggggtgcccaggagtgggtgctggcagtttgggggagcacccgcctgggcccagcccagggcagcgtgttggggcgATCCTGGGTCTCCACaccgtgacacccagcagcagccactacgtgtgtgttacagggctgtgcttgtccccctgtcccctgcacggctggggacacacacacatccccaggcacctcagagcccccaacagcccctcccacgggcatccccaccctgatgccTTCATTACCCTgaacatcctcacctgcacccctctgctcctggacaccaatttaatcccagcagccccagtgctgggatgtgtcctgttcagccctgttctctgtgcccactgtgggggtttcttgctttacctgcccccactcaggtggtttatttccccctgatgggtactggatgtgttgtgggatctgctgctgccatggttccccctttgctgcctggggtgggggtgctggggccacctgcagccccagcttgtttgctgtgctgagcaccccacaGGTAGGAAGCCATGTGCAGCTAGGAAGGTAACTCTGGGTTTTCTGAATAGAGCTGGCAGGGTGGGatgtgctcctggtccccctggcagggctcaggtttggtgtggagagtgacatctcagcgctggggctgggggtctctgtgaaagccaggaggccatgggcggttgtatgagggtctcagtgctggttttagtaggagctgccctatcagggtgcttgcaccttcttgtgaacatggagaaggggacagaatgcaatctggcccagggagaggtggctgctccctccagagccctcctggaggtctggggtctgagagcttctctcacctgggacagcagtgtctcggtgctgggtgctgtaatcccaaatggactgttttgctagaaaatattatttatgagaTACCATTAGATATGCAGGAAGGTAGGTAAGAGAAGCATTTTTGTGCGTAGGGAGTAAAACGCATTTCTGGAGGGGTTTGTGATCTGGGCAGAGCTCCGAACTTTGATCTAGCTGAACAAGCACCCAGAGAGACCCCGTAGCAGTGCTTGGTACTGGTGAAAAGGGGTGGATTTGTTCTAAGtagctctttggggcaggaaaacaacccagcgctggagaaatagctgaggctggagcattgcatttctctgcttgctcagcccgagggctgtgttaaaatcctgcacggcgaatgtgaccatggggatgtgcatgggatggtgcctcgagtgctttgcacagcgctgagatctccgcagggcagagactgttgtgctcccatCCAGCACCATCGTTTCCAGTCCTGCCTAACAGGCACAGCGATAACTCCGAACTTGCTGTGAACAGAGCATGACCCAGGTAcgtgccactgctgtcctgatgcatctgggcctgtccctgcaaggctgaggggagtccctggggaggtacgagttcatcctggcctttgcaggctgttctgcagaacttgatcttcttttcaaaaggttttttctaaTAATCTAATTAACCCCCCTACCTTCTCCCAAATGATAGATGAACAGGTCTTTAATCTTAATCTACATGCATTTTTGAATCATTAGATGgctaaggaagtgtggtttgctggttgttgttttggagtgtgtgtggtgtttggctgttttacccctctcttctctcccacttccctgaggtctttttacagcccctctgcttcactttccagctgccttgtgctccgggggctctgtgccccctgccccgccgcgggttcccgtgctcggcacggaacgccgggcgctggcgggcgggcgcggctgtCGGCAGAACACGGGCGGCGCTCGGAGGTTTCCGTTAAGCGGTTGCCTCCTGGCAACGGGACGCGGCGGGGGCATCGGGGCGGGTGAGCGGGCCCGGGGCCGGTGGGTGCCGGTGggacccggggacaaaggggtttgtctgaacctgggcctgggggcaccgcttgatgcttcatgtgctgcttggaggggaccgaaacctcgcaccgagggcaaccaggccggcgcggttcggtgttctgggtgcggatgccgtgctggttttccctgtagtgtttttgagggttaagggtgtaggaaaagcaaatgctgctttgctggggcttgtgctggattcccctgagctgcgaaaatcctcttgatttctcccagctgagacttaaagtggctgaatttaacacaaactgcaagcaactgtgcccaggcaggaagatgtcgcctgtcagcagcctgggtggctgtcagcagagcccctccctgcagggccggcggtggggaggagcagcacgcagccctccctcctctggggagggagcttttgtttgcagactagaactgggattccgggctgttcgggagcccccgcctgctcctcgggacaaaggggagtgggaagagttgtcatcccacacacctctgccccccagccttgctgggttgaattgtcctgcaagacactgagtgtccagtgttttcctttcacCAGTACAATACTGAAGGGTTTAAGGAAAATCAACCAGCTCTTGCGGTGCACTGCTAACAACAGCATCATTAATAGCCACTGAAGCTCAAGTGCTTACAAAActgtcaattcctctgtttcctaggtggtcacccaccagcagtgagctgctggcccCACGGCATCAAGTGCCTACCCCGGGAGggtcctgatgcagaggagaactcGCCTGCTGTGCCCCTTAACTGGTCGAGATGAGGCTGTGGGTCCTGCCGCCCACCGGTCACCCTCTAATGTGTTTGGGTACAAGAACTTAATTAGCTGCCTGccatctcacctgtccctgtacatCTTTGGTAAAGCTGCCCTCGTTTTTCCAAGCGTGGTTTCCCCCGAGGGCCATGGATGGCCTGTAGTGTGGATCTTGGTTGAccattctgtccttttaattcctcAGGACTTTTGGATGAAAAATCCCTCGAAGCATGTGCGTCTGTGAATAGATTCTGGGCTCATCTGGTTGAAGAAGTCAATAAGGAACGTGAATGTCAAAAAATAATCCAGGAGAGTATCCTATATTTGCAGGTATGATGTCTGGGTTCTGCCATGatgatgtgctttaaaaagagggtttttctgctactgcccaaacccttagatggaaatgcttttactagaggccgcctcccacctttgtcctgttcttccatctgcagagttaagccaggttagatgttcatactatcaccagtaagcacaacgtaagagcctttactgaccttcagggagcctgcgactctaaaaatggatcaaaacactcttgtaacaaagaaacagggtttggtcaggaatgcaaatgctgtatttccaggaGCTGGTGACAATTTGGCAGACCTGCAACAGCTCCCTGAGCTTTATTTGCTCCaccaaggaagatggaaagatgagATGACTTTGTGAGAAGTCACAGCTGGCGGTTGGGACACAGTAAAGCAGAACTGCTAGGAAATGCCTGTCCTGCTTAGGACAGACTTGCCATAGAGCAAGCTAAGTGTAAAGGTAAATCCCCAAAGAGAGAACGTAGGAGATCTGtgtgtgctttgatttgtgaaGAGAGCATTGAAATCTCAGCTCTGGGCCAGCATTTAAAGGCTGTTTCATGTCAGGCTTTGCGCATTACATATGAAACTTAGATATTGCTGAAGATGTTTTGAGAGCCTCTCATCTCAGTGGGTTTGGATTCTGAACCAAGTGAGCGCTCACCAGAGATGAGATgcactttcaaacttttttctgttgaaatggaaaagttttggaggctcttagaagctcaagactggattttggaggaaaaaaagaaagagcaatgaTTTTTCACAACAAGTCAAGTCCTATAGCAACAAGGTGGTAAATGCAAGTCAGGTCTCTTAAGGAACAGTAAACCAGTGTGTGCAGTTCAGATTTGCGTGTGGCTTCAGCgtcccatggagatgctggagcaccacccgtgagcagcgtcctctgtgtgctcgggctctgcggtgactgtggtgcctctgccggttcattccaggggttgtgccccagaagagcagttcCAACCTATGCCAAAAGAGTCGATGTGACAGTTCCAGTGTTAAACGAAGAGGGGGATGTCATTGAAGGCCATGACTGTGAAAGTAAACCGCAGGTATGTTGAAAGGTGTTTGACTTCCATGGACcctgcatttcagcatttgaggaagaaggaggacacaTCTTGGAAGATGTGACAGTGAATTTGGAGTTGCTTTGCTCTTCTGGTTTGTACCGTCGTGAGCAACTCCTAAGGACCAGAGCTTGCTCAGCACCTTCTGTCACGAGCAGGAGCCTGcatccctaaatcctgccttgtcctactgcatctcgcaggcgtagccttggggccagggctgcgagcagggtcgggcagcatcccaagggcacagcattttccccagaaatcaaGGGTGCAGATGTCAGGCCTTGCATTTTTGCCAAGGAACAACCCTTGTTTCTGCACCAAGCAGGAAGCTCCTGCACTCTGGGTGTTCCTTACCAACACATTCTGTCTCTGGTCTCATCACTATAGTAGGGACCAAGCCTTGATGTTTAATACTGTGGAATAATGCTACCTTCCTCCCTCCATGAGTtacttttccctatttctctttggacagagaggagaaagacgGGAGGAGAAAGACAATCTGCAGGAAGCCTATCGCGATCTGAAAACCGACACAATCCaactagaagagagaaatgtcttctgtggctcctacagtgttcgtgtcctcatggaccagtgagtagattgcctggctgctctctgcactaaccctgtagggcccaacagcagcttctgcaaacccgttctgttccctgcggtccttctgtgggaatgtgtggctggaggggagagtccctcagcatcagtgttgaaaaatcctcagtgtcaaatccagtttttaataaagatagcaggggaatttttaaaggcttaagggttggtgatccccagtgtatcacaaaaggatacagagcactctccctgttttagaattacagaattgtgttgattggaaaagaccctcaagatcatggagtccaaacattaacccacccctagcactgacccatgtcctgagaacctcatgtccgtctgtccaaccctccagggatggtgactccagcactgccctgggcagcctgttccaatgccccacagccctttgggttagaaattgttccccacatccaacctcaacctcccctggtgcaacttgaggccgtttcctctgctcctggcgcttgttcctggggagcagagcccaacccccctggctccaagctcctttcaggcagttcagagatcagaaggtctcccctcagctcctgttctccagctgaaccccccaggtccctcagccgctcccatcacacttgtgctccagcccctcaccagctccgttcccttctctcaactcgctccagcacctattGAGCTTATTCTCCAGACACAATCTTGAATATGCAGAATTAGGGACCTTGGCTGTGGTGCCCTGCAAAGGATTCACCCATTTAAGAGTGTTGTGTGTCAGGTTGCTCAGTGAAGACCATTAAGCATCAGAGAAATCCCTGTCACAACCTTAGACATGTTGTACCTTGTCACCTGGCTAAAGCTCATCTCAGTCGCTGTTTCTTatccagatcagaccagagcagAATAATCCACTACAGTGGTGGTGACCTGGTAGCCGTTGGCTCTGCAAGCCGAAAAGTGCGGTTCCTTGGCATGCCGGGGACGAAAGAAGtgccgcctctgctctctggtagtgctgggagcaaagctctgctcctcgatgagaacaaaggcttggtcctcagcacaggctttgatctcagcatcaggtgagcagcacagggaccgtgCCACGGGATTACCAGCCTCTTGGAATATCcaggaaaacattcatctttagTCCTTCCAGCCCATCTTCCTTCCCTCACTTTCGTTATAGTAACGAggaaaggacagtagataaggaaacaacccccactcacataggacagcttctcttttccgGTTTCACCTGGTGACGCACAGGTCTTCCTAAAGTGCCTCAAAACACCAGATGTTTCCCAAAGGCACTTGCTGTGAGATTCTGGCCTTGCTAAGGTCAGCACTGAGTTCAGCAAGGCTGGGTCTATCTGTGACAGTTTGGCTGAGCAGGTTTAACAGCCTGGTACCcgctgcacagctgctcctttgcagacactgccccctcagacaaggagatgctcagctcttccGTGTTATTCATCTCTACATCTCGAGAGTATCACAAGGAGGGGTAAAAGCTGAACAGCAGGCTGtctggctctggcacagcaataccagaaattcatgaaaggcagcacttaaaaagggaaagagtttacagtgactcaggctctgacccccctgctcttccctgctccaaaatgtttgtctgaacaggtgctggtgttctccgaggccaacaggaatcacattgacaccagccactaaagaaacaattttatctgCAGAGCTCTACATTTTAAGGTTAATTGGAGGTAGCTGTGCCTAAGGTGGAATCTAGACATGTGTTTCCAGGTAGTCTGCAGGTAGAACAAATGATATTGGTAAAAAATTACTATAATCCTGACTTGATCATTCCAAATACTCTGACACCTTAGTGGAATGACTCCTGGCTTTAGCCTAGTGTGTAGAGGAGAAACGCTGGGCCTGTTAAgtaggaaataataaaatgaataagcCATCAATTAAGTTAATCGCTGTATTCCTGTTTTGGTTGGTCCTTTGTAGGTGCTGGAGTATCTACAGTGGTGCTTGTGTGAAAGTCTTCGATGGTCACCGTGGGACAGTCACCTGCTTGGATTTACACGAAGAGCAGCTCGTGTCGGGAGCCCGGGATGGGATGGTAAAAGGTGAGACCAGGAGCTTCCAGACAAAGGCCGGGAGTAGCGAGATGGGCAGAGTGCTGGAGGTGTGACGGGTGACACGGGCAGCGTCTGAATAGAGCAAGGGCATCAATTGGAGGGTGGAGTTTAGCATCCCATTTCGATTCCAGAGCAGCCGAAGCTGTGGCCACGTGCACATGCAAggtctctgtgtcactgcataaattctcgttatttctgcttttattcacttttaaaggttttgtggctctaaggccacaccagctctcggggaaaatggtatcagcttgcagctttgccagaggtttctttactattaatttgtgacctttctcccccttgctcccaacagtgtggaatctgaggagtgggcgatgtctccagaccctgcagcacagcagcgctgtctgggtggtcagaaccgacggtgcccgcgttgtcagcgggtgcgagcgagggctggtcagagtctgggctgcggatacgggcgctctgatcaaagtgagtttcttcttatgtggatcgttttgtgctaaatgtttaaaaatctgtgctaGTTTATCACAGCCTTTGGTTCCTGTcaaaaattttctgaagaaaaaaaaaagccccaaaccaaaggcagcctaaactggtaaaagaaaccacagatttatttgtaagcaaataatataaaacttgtttgcaaacaactgtcaattttaatgcagggtttgatgtgctgtgcctgaccccttcattcctgtagaaacgttcacctctgctcctgcaggaacattcagaccctgggaagaggttggggtctgaccaacagctcttggggttgggtctcacctgtcagcctaaaatatgaaaccttcacaactggtagcagttgatgcagctgaagcagctggatGGCTGCTCTGCATTTTAAAGGTTGAGGCTGGAGACTGCTAATTACCTTAGCAGGTGTCCAGAATCAGTGTTAGTCCACATTTGAGAGGAGTGAAGCTCTTTCTATCTGCAAATTGACAGCAATCTAGCTGCAAATTGAGAGCATCTCAGATGcaggatttcccagctccagctgagctacaTTTGCGGTTGTCCCTTTCATTACAGTCAGGGCCATTGGGTCTCTTCTCTCCTGGGTGAGTATTCAATGGATGATAAAGGTCTTGGTGTGGTGACATCTATTGAGCacataaataaagatggaaaattagTGTTAATTCCACACTAGCAGCTCGTTATCAGCAGCGAGCCCGAAATATTTCTGGTGACTATAAACCCAACAGTTATCCACAGAGTATATTGGTACATTAAATAACACCTGATAAAACTATGATATAGTACATGAGGCTGGTATTGGGAATGCCATAAGATACCTTGGCgtatttacatctagattactgagggttacacctatttcttttactttgcagacattagaggagcaccaaggcccagtgaagtgcttgtcctttgaccagtggcaccttgtcacaggcagcaccgatgggagcgccctgggatggagcatgttgggaaagctgagcagatgcCTCGTAGCTTTCCACCACCCAAAGTAGGAATCGGATGCGTTTCGAGTTGTATTCAGCAATCTACTAAGTCTGTAAAGAAAACATCTTccttatagaaacacagaatgcctcaattatcaagcttagtatctgaaatatccccacattcaacagtcttcatctttaaaagtgtcaggcactatgtgatcataaccagtgtttgtcagttaagacctataacaacctcaaatgcaaatattgcaacCACTTGTTCAGgaacagggatggcagggcatagtctaataattcaaggatcataacctgtatgcaagagggtgtcatgctacctggtcaagagaagacacggtctatgtcagaggtggccaagttatatgctgaaccctgccaactgtgtactatgttattttctaatactcAGTACAACTGTACCatcatattattttcttttactttcctggacataaaaatgcaattcaaaacacggcagatggccacagccacagtggctgctctgaggatgcgctgggttggttggtttgggcagggagggattaCGAAGGACTTCGCTACCAGGCCTTTGAAATATCTCCATGAGCTTCTTTATTCAGGCTGTTGGtggaggcagagctctgcatctcctccaggacaaaagagggagctgatcgcgtctcctcgggaaagcacggtggatgtcccagcgctgccgtgttgtgtttccagggaagtcgtgtctctgcagctcctctatcTCCGGGTCATCAGCGGCTGCGCTGACGGGAACATCCGTATATTTAACTACCTGACTGGGACCTGCCTGAAAGTGCTGACGGCCGAAACCAGCGGGGGCCCCATCTCTTCTGTCCATGTGTCAGAAAACAGGTTGGTGAGGGCAGCTGTCGTCTCTGAACTAAACTAGGTAGATAACTTGGTAATTGAAGGaattaagcatttttccttctcacaaataAGCTGTAAAGGGCTCTACTGCTTGTTGACTGctttaataacttggttttgttagcagtggctaaaaatagatttgcttactccatccagcaattgacaatttcccgtttctatccaacttaagacacacagaggaactggctgcccgggcaagcggtggagtccccatccccgaaggtattttaaagatgtgGCACCTCAGGCCGTGGCTCAGCGGTGGACTCGGCAGTGCCGAGTTTATGgtcgacttcatgatcttaatggTTTTTTCCAGCTTAAAAGATTCTATGGACCAACTGTAAAGTTGAATTGAGCAC
Encoded proteins:
- the LOC136110128 gene encoding F-box/WD repeat-containing protein 10-like, whose protein sequence is MQRRTRLLCPLTGRDEAVGPAAHRSPSNVFGYKNLISCLPSHLSLYIFGLLDEKSLEACASVNRFWAHLVEEVNKERECQKIIQESILYLQGLCPRRAVPTYAKRVDVTVPVLNEEGDVIEGHDCESKPQRGERREEKDNLQEAYRDLKTDTIQLEERNVFCGSYSVRVLMDQSDQSRIIHYSGGDLVAVGSASRKVRFLGMPGTKEVPPLLSGSAGSKALLLDENKGLVLSTGFDLSIRCWSIYSGACVKVFDGHRGTVTCLDLHEEQLVSGARDGMVKVWNLRSGRCLQTLQHSSAVWVVRTDGARVVSGCERGLVRVWAADTGALIKTLEEHQGPVKCLSFDQWHLVTGSTDGSALGWSMLGKLSRCLVAFHHPKEVVSLQLLYLRVISGCADGNIRIFNYLTGTCLKVLTAETSGGPISSVHVSENRMVINSPAVVLVFQFEDVSWDYTLDAAREVAGKTNQQQATWSRTAVPSWRRLYHDRMRRLALEPEALSKKPMKSAACQQHPHLLKMKQSSHVQAEQRNKLCGPDTTQPRALTSGKLARARSRGFPADIPGSRLQHGPSVNVPAHLDKAESTWQFGKRRGESGPMSVDKFLLTLNTLQNARKAAALRYPVHRHAEVREVCESEQHHPEKVQIHKPSLQRKNDQAAQLQRAKLHSDSLTPRVISVPFETKMLQLKLKNSLHGPTVKSSIPAPSVVRLKTCSGLLKEKKAPGEVIPPPGDGVQVVNPVTAAAERTKPTHATIAQTGKKVVSRRKISFCTSAADPSQPNGGFRLLTEKWKERCEAAVAAQCKAEQQLTEERERARRKAWLRKAKGLPVDSFTGEGKIPAPELGFNTFI